The sequence ACGCCACGGAGATACTCGAATCCGGTGGCGAGGAGCTCGTCGAACCCCGTGATGAGGAAAAGTCGGAAGTCGAGGCGGTCGCCGAAAGCGAGCAACTCGCCGAGGACATCGCCGACGTACCGGCCGGCGAGCTCATGGAGGCGGAGGCCTTCGCTGAGGCCGGCGAGGACGCCGAGCCGACTGTCGCGATCGGCGGAGTCGGTTCGGTCGAAGGCGATGAGGTGGCCAAGGCCGAGGAAACCGCGCCCGAGGTGCACGAGGACGCAGTCGCGAACGCGGAGGAAGCCGCCGATGTCGCTGACGAGGTCGCTGCCGAGGGAGACGCGGCCACCGATGGCGGTGAGGAGCCGGTTACGGAAGTCGGTGGTGTCGGTTCGGTCGAGGGTGATGAGGTCGCGGAGGCCGAGGCGGCTGCGGCCGAGGCGCATGAGGCCGCCGTCGAGGAAGCTGAGGAAGCTGCCGATGTCGCTGACGAGGCGGCTGAGGAGGCTGACGACGAGACCGAGACTGAGACCGAAGTCGAAGCCGAAGATGCGGCCGACGCGGCCGACGACGAAACGGAAGCCGGCGAAGACGCGTCCGACCCGGCGGCCGATGGCGGTGAGGAGCCGGATTCGGAAGTCGGCGGTGTCGGTTCGGTCGAGGGTGATGAGGCCGTCGAGGCCGAGGCGGCTGCGGCCGAGGTGCATGAGGCCGCTGTCGAGAACGCTGAGGAAGCCGCCGGCGTTGCCGATGAGGTCGCTGCCGAGGGAGATGGGACCACCGATGGCGGTGAGGAGCCCCTCACGGAAGTCGGCGGTGTCGGTTCGGTCGAAGGGGACGTGGTCGCGGAGGCCGCGCCCGAGGTGCATGAGGCCGCTGACGCCAACGCCGAGGAAGCCGCCGAGGCTGGTGACGAAGCCGAGGAGCCGGAAAAGGAAGTCGGCGGTGTCGGTTCAGTCGGGGGTGTACGAGGCCGCCTTCGAGAACGCTGGAGAAGCCGCCGACGTCGCGGATGAGATAGCAGGCGAGCAGGCCGACGACAACGGCGACGACGCGGCGAGAGACGGCGACGAGCCCAAGTAGGACACCTTCGAACCGGCGGCTATCCACAGTTGCGGTTTCATCCACAGGTAGCGGGTGACCTGGTCATTGTCGGCCGATGGGGTCGTGGCGCACGAGTAGTTTCGAAAGCATGTTCGATGATCTTGTGTCTCCGGCTGGCTCCGCTGGTCGGGGCGTGGCGGTGGGTGCGTGGGCGCGGGTGGAGAACGCGGCGTGTGCGCGGCGGCTCGCCGCGATCGCTGATGTGTTGGAGGCCCGCTGGTCTGCCGACGGCTCGGCCGAGCGCGAGCAGTGGTGTCTGGACAACTGGAACGCTGTGGCCGCGGAGGTCGCGGCGTGTCATGAGGTGTCGCTGGGGTGGCCTCGCATCAGTTGTTGATCGCGATGGAGCTGCGCGAACGGCTACCGCGGGTGGCCGAGGTGTTCGCCAGCGGTCGGATCAGTGTGCGGATGGTGTCGACGATCGTGTCGCGCACCGCGCTGATCACCGAGCCGCAGGTGCAGGACAAGATCGATATCGAGTTGGCCGCCGCGGTGCCCGAGTGGGGGGCGCTGTCGCAGGCCAAAGTGGAAACCGCGATCGATGACTGGGTGCAGCGCTATGACCCGTTGGCGGTGCGCCGCATGGAGCTGCACGCCCGCGGCCGCCATGTCGACACGCACTGCGACGGCAGCGGCACCGCCACGATCGAGGCGATGCTGTTCGACCACGACGCCGCCGCGCTCGACGCCCGGTTGGAGGCGCTGGCGCGCGGGGTGTGTGACGGTGATCCGCGCACCCTCGGGCAGCGCCGCGCCGACGCCTTGGGCGCGTTGGGCCACGGTGTGGATTATCTGGCGTGTCTGTGCGCAGCCGAGGACTGCGCGGCGGCCGGGGCGCAGCCCAACGCGGTGGTGATCAATGTGATCGCCGAGGAGAAGACCCTGGCCGACGACACCGCGGTGGTGCTGGACGGGGCCGACCCCGACAAGCCGACCACACCGGCGCGGGAGATGACGCTGGCCCAGTTGGTGGTGTGCCCGCCGCTCACCGGCCCGGCCGCCACACCGTCGGCGGTGATGATCGGCGGGCCGGTGATCCCGGCGCCGTTGTTGGCGGCCAAGATCGCCGCCGGGGCCACCATCTGCTACATCGTGCACCCCGGTGACGCGCCACCCGAGACGCGGTACCGGCCGTCAGCGAAGTTGGATCGGTTTGTCCGGTGTCGGGATATGACGTGCCGGTTTCCGGGCTGTTCACGGCCCGCTGATATCTGCGATCTGGATCATACGATCGCCTACCCCAT is a genomic window of Mycobacterium sp. ITM-2016-00318 containing:
- the lgt gene encoding prolipoprotein diacylglyceryl transferase, whose protein sequence is MTTTILASFPSPSQGVWHLGTIPIRAYAMFILLGVIAALFIGNKRWVDRGGERGVIFDIALWAIIFGLIGGRLYHVLTDWSTYFGSGGAGLVAAFKIQEGGLGIWGAVALGGVGAWIGCRRKGIPLPAFGDAIAPGIVLAQAIGRIGNYFNQELYGRTTSLPWGLEIYERRDSNGALDTLNGVSTGQLIEVVHPAFLYELLWNLVVFVLLLGVDRRFRIGHGRLFALYVAAYCFGRFWVELMRSDMAWTPVEGIRINSFVSVFVFIGAVVYIMVAPKGREDPSELRGYAEDADGAAPGANLPTEKIEKELVAVAATTGVVAAAKAAGEKEDEDATEILESGGEELVEPRDEEKSEVEAVAESEQLAEDIADVPAGELMEAEAFAEAGEDAEPTVAIGGVGSVEGDEVAKAEETAPEVHEDAVANAEEAADVADEVAAEGDAATDGGEEPVTEVGGVGSVEGDEVAEAEAAAAEAHEAAVEEAEEAADVADEAAEEADDETETETEVEAEDAADAADDETEAGEDASDPAADGGEEPDSEVGGVGSVEGDEAVEAEAAAAEVHEAAVENAEEAAGVADEVAAEGDGTTDGGEEPLTEVGGVGSVEGDVVAEAAPEVHEAADANAEEAAEAGDEAEEPEKEVGGVGSVGGVRGRLRERWRSRRRRG